The nucleotide sequence GGCGCGATCTAGGATCGCATACTCGCGCCGCGTCACCTCCTCTTCCTCCCAGAACAATTGCTGCAGGTCCTGCACCCATTCGAAGTAGCTGACCACGACGCCGCCGGAATTGCAGAGAATGTCGGGGATCAGGAACAATTCATCTTGACGCTTCTCCAGCACCAGATCGGCTTCCGGCGTGGTCGGCCCATTGGCGCCCTCGGCCAGCACGCGGCACTTGAGATTTTCGGCGACCTTGGCGTCGATCACGCGCTCCATCGCCGCCGGCACCAGCACTTCGCAAGGCAGCGTGAGAATCTGTTCGGGGTCGAAGGCGAGCTCGTTGGAGAATCCGGCGATGCTGCCATGCTTGCCGGCATGCCGCATCAGCGCAGGAATATCGAGCCCGGCCGGATCATGCAGTGCGCCAGTGTGATCGCTGACGGCGATGATCTTCAGGCCATATTGTTGTAGTTCCAGCGCGGCGTAGGAGCCGACATTGCCAAAGCCCTGGATCACGGCGGTCGCGGTGCCGGGATTGATCGACAACTCCTTCAACACGCGCTTGGCGAGATAGGCGACACCGCGGCCGGTTGCTTCGCGCCGGCCGAGCGTGCCGCCGGATGAGACCGGCTTGCCGGTGACGATCTCGGTCACGGTTTGGCCCTGATACATCGAATAGGTATCCATGAACCAGGCCATCACCTGCTCGTTGGTGCCCATGTCGGGCGCCATCACATCGGTGTGCGGACCGACGAACGGGATCATCTCCTGCATATAGCGCCGCGACAGCCCTTCCAACTCGCGCTTGGAAATGGTGGAGAGATCGACATTGACGCCGCCCTTGGCACCGCCATAGGGCAAACCGACAAGGGCACATTTCCAGCTCATCCAGATCGCGAGCGCCGCGACCTCGCCGATGTCGACCGAGGGTGCAAACCGCGTGCCGCCTTTGGTCGGACCGAGGGTGAGGTGGTGCTGGACACGATAGCCTTCGAACACCGCGACGGTACCGTCGTCGCGGTGGATCGGGCAAGAGACAGTCACTGCCCGCTTCGGCATCAGGATGCGGTCGCGCTCGTCCATCGGGATTTCGAGATGGTTGGCGATGACACCAAACTGGTTAACCGCCATGTCGAACACCGGACCGGAATAAACCGTCATCATTTCCTCCACTTTTGTCGCGCCGCTGGGGAAACCCGGGCAGCCGTCAGCCGTTATACGACGGTATGCCCAAGCCCCCCTTAAGGACGGTCGCAGTTTCCTCTATACTCCCATCTCAAGCTGCAAAGACGGCACGGTTGCGAATAATTTCAGCGAATGCATCCGATAACCGGTGCTAATGTACGCGCGCCGGGCCGGGACCACCCCTAAAGCTCATGACGGAAAACGAATGCAGGCTCTCTTCATCGGACAGACCTATATCGACGTTACCTTCATCACCGACCACATGCCGACCGGCGACGAAAAACATGTGGCGTCCGCCTATGCGGTGTCGTTTGGCGGCAACGCCGTCACGGCGGCATTCTGCTGCGCCAAGCTCGGCATCGTGCCGGACCTGATCGCGACTATGGCCAACGACTGGCTCGGCCGCATGTTTCAGGACATGGCCGCGAAATACGGAATCTCGATCCATCCGCGCAAGGTCAACTCCTCGTCACTGTCCTTCATCATGCCGAAGGAGGGCAAGCGCGCCATCGTGCGCTGTCGCGACGACGAGCACATTCATCCTTTCCCGATGCTGAATTTGAAGGGCTGCCGCGCTCTGCATATCGACGGCCACCAGCCGGACGCCGCAATCCACTACGCAAAGCTCTGCCGCGAGGACGGCATTCTGACATCGCTCGACGGTGGCGGCCTGCGCACCAATACCCACGAGCTGTTGGAGTTCATAGATGTCGCCATCGTTGCCGAGCGGCTGTGCGAGCAGATGGACAAGACGCCGGAGGCCATGCTCGACTATCTCAAGAGCCGCGGCTGCAGGGTCGGCGGCGTCACCATGGGAGAGCAAGGCCTGCTCTGGTATGACGAGACCGGCGCGGTCCGCAAGCTGCCCGCGCTGCCAATGGCGCCCGAGCGCGTGATCGATACCAACGGCGCCGGTGACGTATTTCATGGCGCTTACGTGTTTTCGTATCTCAACAATCCCGCGAAAGGCTGGCACGACCATTTCGAGTTTGCGCGCGCCGCCTCGACCTATAAGATCCAGCGCCTCGGCAACGAGGCCGGATTGCCGACGCTTGCCGATATCGAAGCCGTCAAGCAGGAGTTCCAGACCGGGCGTAAGAAGGAGTTTTGGGATTAGGCAATCCTTGAGAAGTAATTTGGGGCGCGTCTTCATCGCCGGCAGCATCAATATGGATGTGGTGGCGACAGCCAGCCGGCATCCCAGGGTCGGCGAAACCGTCGCAGGCCAAGCCGTGCATTATTTTCCGGGCGGCAAGGGCGCAAACCAGGCGGTGGCCGCCGCGAAGCTCGGCGCGACAGCCACGCTGATCGGCCGGCTCGGCACGGATGCTTTTGGGCAGCAGTTGCGCACGTTTCTTAGCCTGCAAGGCGTCGACCTCGCTCTGGTCAAGGACACCGCGGACATTCACACCGGAACGGCCATCATCACCATCGCCGATGCCGACAACACCATCGTGGTCGTTCCCGGCGCCAATGCACTTGTCAGTGCCGAGGATGTCGCGCTTGCCGCCCTTACAAAGGGCGACGTCGCCGTCAGCCAATTCGAAATCCCCTTGCCCACGATCGGCGCCTTCTTCAGACAGGCGCGCGCGGCAGGTGCCACCACGATCCTCAACCCGGCGCCGGCCATCGCCTGTGGGCCCGAGTTGCTCGACCTCGTTGACATCCTGATCCTCAACGAGACGGAGTTGGGGTTTCTCGCGCAGACCGAGCTTCACGATACCGACGAGCCCGCCCGTTTCATTGAAGCAGCGCGACGCCTGCCAACCGCTTCAGACAAGATCATCTGCGTCACGCTGGGCAAGCGCGGAGTGCTCGCGCTTGTAGGCGGCGAGCCTTCGCTGATTGCGGGACGTGCCGTGAAGGCGGTGGACACCACCGGTGCCGGCGATTGCCTCGTCGGCGCGCTCGCCGCGCAGCTCGCCAATGGAAAGGCGATCCGCGACGCGCTCGAATACGCCAATGCCGCCGCATCGATCTGCGTGCAGCGCATGGGCGCCGCACCATCGATGCCGACAGCGGCCGAGGTGGCGAGCGTCGTCGATTCGTAGCCCGGATAGAGCGAAGCGCAATCCGGGCTACGTGCTCGCGCTCCGCTTGTCAATTTAAGCCAGCGCGCTCTTCAGATCGAAGCTGCTATCAGCCGCCTGCTCAGGCGTGATCGACCCGTGGGCGGCGAGCAGTCTCCGGCCGAACATGTGGTCGCCAGCGCGGTTGACCGACTCGATACCGACGAGTTGCCCGGCCTTGTAGCAGAAGGCGGAGAACGCTCCCTGCGCGCGATCGCCACGCACCACCACGCGGTCGTAGCCGGTGGTCAGTCCCACCATCTGCAGCTTGTCGGGCCCCTGATCGCTCCAGAACCAGGGCAAGCCGTCGTAGGGCTTGGCATCGCCGGTCAGCCGGGCCGCAACGCAACGCGCGTGGTCGGTGGCGTTCTGCACTGACTCCAGCCGCAACGAGCCGCCGAACCGTGGGCTCGCATACAGCGCGCAATCGCCTATCGCCGAGATGTTCGGATCGGAGGTCAGCAAATGCTCGTCGACCACGATGCCGGCCGCAACCTTCAGCCCAGCCTCCGCCGCCAGTTCGACATTGGGCAGGACGCCGACGCCGACTACGATCAGATCGGCTTTGATATGCCGCCCGTCGCTGAGGCTCACACCGGTGACCTTGCTGCCGTCGCTCTCGATGCTGGTGACCTGGACGCCGAGATGAATCCGGATGCCGGCCGCGGTGTGCCGCGATTGAAAGTATTCCGAGATTTCCGCCGTCACCGCGCGTGCCATTACCCGCGGGGCGAGTTCGATGACGTCGACTTCAAGGCCTTTGGCCCGGGCGGTCGCCGCGAACTCCAGGCCGATGAATCCGGCACCGATGACGACGACGCGCTGGCCCGCCGTGATGTAGTCGCGCAGGGATTGGCTTTCGTCGAGCGTGCGCAGATAGCGCACGCTGTCGAGATTGGCGTTCGGGATATCGAGCAGGCGATTGCGCGCGCCGGTCGCCAGCACCAGGTGGCCGTAGTCGAGCGAAGCGCCGGAGGCGAGCGACACCTTGCGCGCGGCGCGGTCGATCGATACCGCGCGATCGGACATCAGGTCGAGGTTCTGGTCATGATAAAATTTTTCCGGCCGGAACATCAGGCTGTCGGGTCCGCCGGTACCCTTCAGATAAGCCTTCGAGAGCGGCGGCCGCTGATACGGCAGATGGCCTTCGTCGTTCAGCAGCGAGATGCGTTCGCAAAACCCGTGCTGACGCAGCGACATCGCAAGCTGAAAGCCCGCGTGGCCCGCGCCAATGATGACAACCGGTCCTGTCGTCATGGGAACATCCTACGTTCGAGCACACGGGAATGACCCATGTCGTTTCCTCTCCGCTGATTTTGGCTTGCCTGTCTCGTCCTTTGGGCGCGGCGCTCGTGTCCGTCCCGAACGATGACAGGCCCTATCTGACCTCATGGCGCGAGCAGACGCAAGAGCGCCGTGGCCCAGGAGGGAAGATCGCGGCGCATTTTGCGGGCCTTGCCGGGGATTGTCACCTCTTGCCTTCTGCTATTTAAATGCTGGGCCCGTTCAGAGCCGAGGCCCAGCCATGCCGACCTCCGATGATACCGCCGCCAGCGACCCTGCCCTGCTCCGGATCGAGGGTCCGATTGCCACCATCACCCTGAACCGGCCTGCGGCCTTCAATTCCATCAACCTGTCGATCGCGCAAAAGCTCGAGCAGCTCGGCGCGGAGGTCGAGGGCAACGACGATATCCGCGTGCTTGTCATCGAGGGCGAGGGCCGCGCCTTCTCCGCCGGCGGCGATCTGCAAACCATCGGCGCGGCCGCCGCCAATGATGCCATCGCGCCCGTGGTCGGCGAGTTGCTGAAGCACTACCACGCCTTTATCGAGACGGTGCGGCGGATGCCAAAGATCGTTCTGTCCAGCGTCCACGGCTCCGCCGCCGGCGCCGGGATGGGGCTGGCCTTCGTTGCCGACCTCTGCATTGCCGCCGACGACGCCCGCTTCACGCCGGCCTATGCCAAGATCGGCGTCTCGCCGGATGGCGGCAGCACGGTCGGCATGGTCGGCACCGTCGGCACGCGCCGCGCGCTGCAGCTATTCTTGGCCGAAGACAGTTTTACCGCGCAACAGGCCTATGAATGGGGCCTGGTCGCCCGCGTCGTTCCGGCAGCAGAGTTGAAAGCAGAAACGCGCAAATTCGCCGAGCGGCTGGCGCAGAACCCGCCCGCGGCGATCGCAGGCACCAAGTCGCTGGTCTATCAGGCAGCGGTCACGCCGACCAGGCAGCAACTCGATGCCGAGGAAGCGAAGATCATCGACGCCATGCAGACCGAGGATTTTCGCGTCGCGGTGAAGAAGTTCACCAGCAAGTCGAAGTGACCGGTGGCGGCGCCATCGGGCTCTTTCATCACGGCGCACCGTTTAGATTTGAAGCACCGGCGATGTGTGGACTGTCGATGAGTGGGTTAGTGGCGCCCACCCTCGGTGTCGTCGCTGCGAGCTCGCAGGGACGACATTGACCTACCCCTTGCCCTGCCCGCGCATGAAATCGAAGTCGCAGCCCTCGTCGGCCTGCAAAATCGTCTCGTTGAACAGGTGGGCGTAGCCGCGCCTGGCCCAATCGGGCGTCACAGCCGGCGCCAGCGCCGCGCGGCGTTTTTCCAACTCCGCGTTGTCGACGAGCAGATCGATGCTGCGCTTCGCGACATCGAGGCGGATCATGTCCCCGTTCTTGACCAGCGCCAGCGGACCGCCCACGGCGGATTCAGGCGTGATGTGCAGCACGATGGTGCCGAACGCCGTGCCACTCATGCGCGCGTCCGAGATCCGCACCATGTCCTTGGTGCCGCCGCGTGCGAGCTTCTTCGGGATCGGGAGATAGCCCGCCTCCGGCATGCCGGGCGCGCCC is from Bradyrhizobium sp. AZCC 2176 and encodes:
- a CDS encoding Glu/Leu/Phe/Val family dehydrogenase → MTVYSGPVFDMAVNQFGVIANHLEIPMDERDRILMPKRAVTVSCPIHRDDGTVAVFEGYRVQHHLTLGPTKGGTRFAPSVDIGEVAALAIWMSWKCALVGLPYGGAKGGVNVDLSTISKRELEGLSRRYMQEMIPFVGPHTDVMAPDMGTNEQVMAWFMDTYSMYQGQTVTEIVTGKPVSSGGTLGRREATGRGVAYLAKRVLKELSINPGTATAVIQGFGNVGSYAALELQQYGLKIIAVSDHTGALHDPAGLDIPALMRHAGKHGSIAGFSNELAFDPEQILTLPCEVLVPAAMERVIDAKVAENLKCRVLAEGANGPTTPEADLVLEKRQDELFLIPDILCNSGGVVVSYFEWVQDLQQLFWEEEEVTRREYAILDRAFDQMLQRARADKVPHRTAAMAIGVEKVRAAKNVRGLFP
- a CDS encoding sugar kinase, giving the protein MQALFIGQTYIDVTFITDHMPTGDEKHVASAYAVSFGGNAVTAAFCCAKLGIVPDLIATMANDWLGRMFQDMAAKYGISIHPRKVNSSSLSFIMPKEGKRAIVRCRDDEHIHPFPMLNLKGCRALHIDGHQPDAAIHYAKLCREDGILTSLDGGGLRTNTHELLEFIDVAIVAERLCEQMDKTPEAMLDYLKSRGCRVGGVTMGEQGLLWYDETGAVRKLPALPMAPERVIDTNGAGDVFHGAYVFSYLNNPAKGWHDHFEFARAASTYKIQRLGNEAGLPTLADIEAVKQEFQTGRKKEFWD
- a CDS encoding ribokinase, with translation MGRVFIAGSINMDVVATASRHPRVGETVAGQAVHYFPGGKGANQAVAAAKLGATATLIGRLGTDAFGQQLRTFLSLQGVDLALVKDTADIHTGTAIITIADADNTIVVVPGANALVSAEDVALAALTKGDVAVSQFEIPLPTIGAFFRQARAAGATTILNPAPAIACGPELLDLVDILILNETELGFLAQTELHDTDEPARFIEAARRLPTASDKIICVTLGKRGVLALVGGEPSLIAGRAVKAVDTTGAGDCLVGALAAQLANGKAIRDALEYANAAASICVQRMGAAPSMPTAAEVASVVDS
- a CDS encoding NAD(P)/FAD-dependent oxidoreductase, with translation MTTGPVVIIGAGHAGFQLAMSLRQHGFCERISLLNDEGHLPYQRPPLSKAYLKGTGGPDSLMFRPEKFYHDQNLDLMSDRAVSIDRAARKVSLASGASLDYGHLVLATGARNRLLDIPNANLDSVRYLRTLDESQSLRDYITAGQRVVVIGAGFIGLEFAATARAKGLEVDVIELAPRVMARAVTAEISEYFQSRHTAAGIRIHLGVQVTSIESDGSKVTGVSLSDGRHIKADLIVVGVGVLPNVELAAEAGLKVAAGIVVDEHLLTSDPNISAIGDCALYASPRFGGSLRLESVQNATDHARCVAARLTGDAKPYDGLPWFWSDQGPDKLQMVGLTTGYDRVVVRGDRAQGAFSAFCYKAGQLVGIESVNRAGDHMFGRRLLAAHGSITPEQAADSSFDLKSALA
- a CDS encoding enoyl-CoA hydratase/isomerase family protein translates to MPTSDDTAASDPALLRIEGPIATITLNRPAAFNSINLSIAQKLEQLGAEVEGNDDIRVLVIEGEGRAFSAGGDLQTIGAAAANDAIAPVVGELLKHYHAFIETVRRMPKIVLSSVHGSAAGAGMGLAFVADLCIAADDARFTPAYAKIGVSPDGGSTVGMVGTVGTRRALQLFLAEDSFTAQQAYEWGLVARVVPAAELKAETRKFAERLAQNPPAAIAGTKSLVYQAAVTPTRQQLDAEEAKIIDAMQTEDFRVAVKKFTSKSK